The genomic window GAGAATGGCCTGTTCGCCCATGCGGTCTTTGACCTGCATCGCGCCTTCGACCTCGATTTCCAGCACCACGTCTTGCCCCCGCTCCAGCGCCGCTTCGATGGGTTCGATGGGCGTACCGTAGTGGTTGCCGACGAACTGAGCGTGCTCCAGAAAGCCGTTTTGCTGCGCTTTGGCGAGGAACTCGGCGGGCGACACGAAGACGTAATCGCGGCCATTCACCTCGCCGGGGCGGGGTTCGCGGGTGGTCCAGGAGGTGGAATAGAACACGTCCTGCCCGGCCAGCCAGCGCTCACGCAGGGTGCCTTTGCCGACGCCCGACGCGCCGGTAACGACGATGAGGAGGCCACGTCCCTGCGGGGGTGTCCCGGCGGGGCGGTCTTGGGGTGCGGAAGCCATCATGCCCGCAGAATAGGCCACGGAGACGGCCTCATCGTCGGTCCTGGCGTCAGTCCCGGTGCCCCTCTCAGCGGCCCCGGTGGGTGCCTGGCTCTCCCCCATTCCCGGACCGCCCTTCCACTCGGCGCACCCCGTACTCGGCGCCGGCGAAATAGAGGCCACCCGGCGGCACGTTGGCTCCCGCCCGTGCCCGCTCGCGCGAGGCGAGGATGCCCTCAACTTCAGCGGCGCCCAGCTTGCCCTGACCGACCAGCAGCAGGGTGCCGACCAGACCGCGCACCATGTGGCGCAGGAAGCTTTCACCAGCGACATGGATGTCCCACAGCTCTCCCTGCGGCTGCACTTCTAATCGCAGCAGGTCGCGTACCGTCTGACGGTCCTCGCGGGTAGCGAAGGCAGCGAAATCGTGCAGGCCAATGAGCGACTGCGCGGCGCGATTCATCGCTTCGGCGTCCAGCGGCCCAGGAACATGCAGCGCCCGCCCCGCCCACAGCGGGTGCCTTTGCGGCGCGACCCACAGACGATAGACATAACGCCGCTCGGTGCAGGAAAAGCGGGCGTGGAAACCGGCGGGGGCGACTTCGGCGGAAAGCACCGACACCGAGGCAGGCAACCAGGCATTCAGGGCGCGGGGCAATTGGACGAGGGGCACTCGGAAAGTCGTCGGCACGTCCCAGTGCAGGGGCATTGCCTCGGCATGGACGCCCGCGTCGGTGCGGCCCGCAGAGACCGGGCGCAGGGCGCCTTCACCACCGAGAGCGTGCAGAGCCGTCTGCAAGGTTTCCTGCACGCTCACGGCGTTGCGCTGTTCCTGCCAGCCCGCGTAGTCGCGCCCGTCCCAGGCCACCGTCAGCCGCAGGCGCGTGAATCCGGGGGGCGGCGCATACAGGCGGGGCGGGTCGGCGTCCATGCGCGGCAGGGTAGCGCGGGGCGAGCGCCGGGGAGCAGCACGTCAATCCACCCATCCCCCCCATCGCAAATGAGAAAGCTGACCGAAAACTAAGAAAAAGGGCTTTGCATCCGCTATGCTGGCGAACGTGCCCCTGCTCTCAATTCGGTTGCAGATGAAGAGTTCGCCTTTCGCCCGGCCGGTGCTCGGACCTGTCACCGGGATTTTGCTGGCCGGCGCGCTGCTGCTGGGGGGTGCGGGGGCGGAAAGCTACCGGGTCAAACCCGGCGAGACGCTCTACCGCATCGCGCTGAACGCGGGCCTGAGCGAAGAAACCGTTCAGCAGGCCAACCCGGTGCTGCGCGGGGGCCACGCCCTGTACGCCGGGCAGATGCTGACCATTCCGCCCAAGCCGCTGC from Deinococcus radiodurans R1 = ATCC 13939 = DSM 20539 includes these protein-coding regions:
- the gmk gene encoding guanylate kinase, whose protein sequence is MMASAPQDRPAGTPPQGRGLLIVVTGASGVGKGTLRERWLAGQDVFYSTSWTTREPRPGEVNGRDYVFVSPAEFLAKAQQNGFLEHAQFVGNHYGTPIEPIEAALERGQDVVLEIEVEGAMQVKDRMGEQAILVFIMPPSLTELRRRLTGRATETPERIEKRLTRARDEIQAAHDFRYVIVNDNLDRAVSELLAVQQAERAAQKAAEHWTPEEQQARALADTVRSTALSREALQQVVES
- the truA gene encoding tRNA pseudouridine(38-40) synthase TruA — protein: MDADPPRLYAPPPGFTRLRLTVAWDGRDYAGWQEQRNAVSVQETLQTALHALGGEGALRPVSAGRTDAGVHAEAMPLHWDVPTTFRVPLVQLPRALNAWLPASVSVLSAEVAPAGFHARFSCTERRYVYRLWVAPQRHPLWAGRALHVPGPLDAEAMNRAAQSLIGLHDFAAFATREDRQTVRDLLRLEVQPQGELWDIHVAGESFLRHMVRGLVGTLLLVGQGKLGAAEVEGILASRERARAGANVPPGGLYFAGAEYGVRRVEGRSGNGGEPGTHRGR